Below is a window of Streptomyces sp. WMMB303 DNA.
GGCGAGGGCGAGCGCGGCGGCCGAGACCACGCCGAGCAGCCCCTTGTGCCGCTCGGCCAGGAAGAGTTCGGCCACGAGCACGACCAGCGCGGCCACGGCGACGAGGGCGGGCGGCGCGACGGCGGCCCAGTCGATGCTCTGCACGAGGCCGGCGCCCTGGGCGAGGTGGGTGCGCGGCGCCGTCCGGGTGAGGCCGTGCGCGGCATGTTCGGCGGCGAGCGCGGTCATCGGGAGCGCGATCATCGGGCCACTCCTGGCAGGAGGTTCTGTACGGCCGGCTCCATCAGTCCCAGGAGGGCTCCGGGCCACAGTCCGGCGACGAGGGTCAGGACGACCAGCGGGGTCCAGGCGGCGAACTCGTACGGGCGTACGTCCGGCACCGTGGTGAGCGCTTCGGGCCGGACCTCGGCCGGGTCGCCCATACAGACTCGGCGGACGACCTGGAGCAGGTACGCGGCGGTCAACAGGGTGCCCAGGGCGCCGAGGGCGAGGAAGACCAGAAAGGCGGGCCGGCTCAGTCCGGCCGCCGGATGGTAGGCGCCCAGCAGGGCCAGCAGCTCTCCCCAGAACCCGGCCAGTCCGGGCAGCCCCAGGGAGGCCACGGCGGCGAAGGCGAGCAGCCCGCCGAGCCGCGGCGCCCGGCCGTAGAGGGCGCCGCCGGTGGTTCCGGCCAGGGTGTCGAGGTCGCCGGTGCCGGTGCGGTCCTTGACCGCGCCGACGAGGAAGAACAGCAGCCCGGTGATCAGGCCGTGGGCGAGGTTCGCGTACAGCGCGCCGTTGACGCCGGTGCGGGTGAGCGTGGCGATGCCCAGCAGGACGAAGCCCATGTGGCCCACCGAGGAGTAGGCGATCAGCCGCTTGAGGTCGCCCTTGGCGCCCCGGCGCGCGAGGGCGAGGCAGACGAGCGAGCCGTAGAGGATGCCGGCGACGGCGAACGCCGCCAGGTAGGGCGCGAAGGTGTGCGCGCCGTCGGGGACGCCGGGCAGCAGGATCCGCACGAACCCGTAGGTGCCCATCTTCAGCAGCACACCGGCCAGCAGCACGGAGCCCACCGTGGGTGCCGCGGTGTGGGCGTCCGGGAGCCAGCTGTGCAGCGGCCACATGGGCGCCTTGACCGCGAGTCCGATGCCGATGGCCAGGGCCGCGACCACCTGGGTGGTGTGGCCGAGGCCGGAGCCGTGCGCCTGGGCGAGCCGCACCATGTCGAACGTTCCGGCGTTCAGTCCGAGGACCAGCAGCCCGAGCAGCAGCACGACGGAGCCGAGCAGCGTGTAGAGCACGAACTTCCACGCCGCCGGGCCCCGGCCCGCGCCGCCCCACCGGGCGATCAGGAAGTACATCGGGACGAGCACCGTCTCGAACGCCAGGAAGAACAGCACCAGGTCGAGCACCGCGAAGGTGGCGAGGGTGCCGCACTCCAGCAGGAGCAGCAGCGCGACCAGCGCCTTGGGGCCGGGCCCCGGCGGCCGCTTGGCGTAGCAGTGGAGCGCGCACAGGAACGACAGCAGCGCGGTGAGGACGAGCAGCGGCAGCGAGACGCCGTCGGTCCCCAGGTGCAGCCGGACGCCCAGCGCGGGGATCCAGTCCACGTTCGTCTCGGCCTGCATGGTGCCGGGGCGGTCGTGGTCGAAACCGAGGGCCAGCAGGACCGCGAGGACGAGCACGGCGCCGGTGACGGTCACCCCGTGCCGCAGCACGGCCTGCTCGGGGCTGCGGCCGCGCAGGCCGGGCGGTGCGGGCAGCAGCGCGGCGGCCGCTCCGAGCAGCGGCAGGGCGACGACGGCGATCAGGAGCGCCTGCAGGACAGTGTCGTCGAGCGGGATCACGTCACGCCCCTCCGTTTCCGGTCATGGCCACCACGGCGATGACGGCGAGCGCCAGGGAGCCCGTCAGCAGCGCGCCGAGGTAGGTCTGCACGTTGCCCGTCTGGGCGCGCCGGACGGCGGCGCCCAGCAGGCGCGGGGCGCGTCCGGCGGCTGCCACGTAGGTGTCGACGACCGCGCTGTCCAGGAAGCGCACCAGCCCGGCCGCGCCCTGGACGGGGCGTACGACCAGGGCGCGGTAGAGCGCGTCCAGATGGAATCCGGCCGCCGCGTGCCGGTGCAGCGGTCCGAGCAGCAGCACGCCGGGGTCGGCGTCGTGTTCGGGGTGGAGGGCGGCGAGCGCGCTGCTGTGCCGCCAGGTGGCGTAGGTGAGCAGACCGCCGACCAGGGCGACGCCGGTGGCGAGCACGGACGTGGTCAGTGTGGGGGTGAGGGACGCGCCGTCGAACCAGTGGGGCAGTACGGGGAAGGCGATGCCCAGGGCGAGTGAGGGCAGCGCGAGCGTCCACAGGACGAGGTTCATGACGGCCGGGGCGGGGCGGTGCTCGTCCTGGCCGACGTGCCGCTGCACGGGGCCCGGGGTGGCGAGCTCCGTTTCGGGCGCCTGCTGCGGCACCGCTTCGGGGACGTGTTCGGCGGCTTTCTCACCGGTGACGGCGAGCGGTGCGACGGCGGGGCCGCCCCGGAAGGCGAGCAGCCACAGCCGGGCCGCGTAGGCGGCGGTCAGCAGCGCGGTGAGCAGGCCGGCGGCCAGGACGATCCAGCCGGCGCCCGCGGGCACCGCGTGCGCTCCGGCGAAGGGGGGATGCGCGTCACCGAAGGCGGCGTGTTCGGCCGCGGCCAGCACGGCTTCCTTGGAGAAGAAGCCGGAGAACGGCGGGATCGCGGCGAGGGCCAGCAGGGCGATGGTCATCGTCCAGTAGGCGTCGGGGACGCGCCGGGCGATGCCGCCCGTGCGGGCCATCACCGTCAGCGAGTTGGTGCCGGCCGCGTGGATGACGACCCCGGCCGCCAGGAACAGCAGCGCCTTGAACGCGCCGTGGACCAGCAGGTGGAAGACGGCCGCGCCGCGGTCGGCGACGGCCAGCGCGCCGGCCATGTAGGCGAGCTGGCTGATGGTCGAGTAGGCGAGGACGCGTTTGATGTCGTCCTGGGCGAGCGCGGCGAGCGCCGAGCCGGTCATGGTGAGCGCCGCCAGCACCGCGAGGACGAGGAGTGCGGCGGCGGAGGCGGTGAAGACGGGCAGCAGCCGGGCCACGAAGTAGACGCCGGCCGCGACCATGGTGGCGGCGTGGATCAGCGCGGAGACGGGGGTGGGGCCGGCCATCGCGTCCGGCAGCCAGGAGTGCAGCGGCAGCAGCGCCGACTTCCCGGCGACCCCGGCGAGCAGCAGCAGCGCGATCACCGTGGGGTGGGTCAGCTCGTACCCGGAGAGGCTGGAGGTGAGGCGGGTGACGACGGTGCTGATGCGGAAGCTGCCGGCCTCCGAGGCCAGCGCCAGGATGCCGATCAGGAACGGCACATCGCCCAGCTTGGTGACCAGGAAGGCCTTGAGGGAGGCGGCACGCGCCGCCGGGGTCTCCCAGTAGTGCCCGACCAGGAAGTAGGAGCAGATGCCCATGACCTCCCAGCCGACGAGCAGCACGATCAGGTCGTCGCTGTAGACCACGAGGAACATCGCGGCCGTGAAGAGCGAGACCAGCGCGGCGTACGAGGCGTAGCGCGGGTCGTCGCGCAGGTAGCCGGTGGAGTAGAGCTGCACGCAGGTGGCGACGACCCCGACGAGGACGGCGACCAGGACCGCGAAGCCGTCGAGGTTGAGCGCGAGCTGGAGGGGGAGCGCGTCGTTGCCGGTGGGTGCGAGTTCGGTGGCCGCGCGCAGGGCCGGGCCGCCGCCCTGGCGGGCCGCGACGACGACGGCGAGGACCGCGGCGGCGAGGGTGGGCAGGACCGCGAGCGGGCGGACGAAGCCGGGGGCGCGGCGGCCGAGGAGCAGCCCGGCGAGCGCACCGAGCGCCGGGAGGACGGGGACCAGCGCTGCCAGTGTCGTGGTGCTCACGCGTGCCGCCTCCCTGCGGCGGGGCCCTGGACCTGCTGGTCGGAGCCGCTCTCGGCGTCGTTGTCGGTGGCGGGTGCCGGACTCTTCTCCACGTGTGAACCGCCGCCGGAGTCGCCCCCTGGCGGGCCGTCGCTCTCGTGGAGGTCCCGCAGTCCGTCGATGTCGGAGCTGCCGCGGTTGCGGTGGACGAGCAGGACGATGGCCAGACCGATGCCGATCTCGGCCGCGGCGATCGCGATGGTGAAGAGGGTGAGCGCCTGGCCCGCGTGCAGTGTGTCGCGGAGCCAGACGTCGAAGGCGACGAGGTTGATGTTGACGGCGTTGAGCATCAGCTCGACGGCCATCAGGACGAGGATGGCGTTCCGGCGTGCGAGGACGCCGTAGAGGCCGACGCAGAAGAGCAGGACGGCGAGTACGGCGGGATACGCGAGGTGCATCAGCGCTCACCGGCCCCGGTGCGCCCGGTGGGGAGGGCGCGGTCGCCGTCGCGGCGGGAGAGGACGATGGCGCCGACGAGTGCGGCGAGCAGCAGCACCGAGAGCGCCTCGAAGGGCAGCACCCAGTGCCGGAAGAGGGCCGTGCCGGTGACCTCGGAGGAGCCGCTGCCGGGTCCCGCGGGGTCCGCCAGGTCGATCCAGGTGGCGCGGAAGGCGTCGACGACGACGGTCACCAGGGTGGCCGCCGCCGCCAGGGAGACGGCGAGTGCCGCCCAGCGGTTGCCGGAGTCCGCGTCGGGTGAGCGCCCGATGGGGGCCCTGGTCAGCATGAGCCCGAAGAGGATGAGGACGACGACGGAGCCGACATAGATCAGCACCTGCACCCAGGCGATGAACTCGGCGGTCAGCAGCAAATACTCGACAGCGACCCCGCCGAGCGCGACCACCAGCCACAGCGCGGCGTGCACGAGCTGCTTGGTGGTCACCGTGACCAGGGCGGCGCCGAGGGTGACGAGGCCGACGAGCACGAAGACGATCTCCACCCCCGAGGGGGACAGAAAGCCGTGGTGGTCGGCGGCCGGGTGGGTGGCGGCCGCTCGCGCGAGAGCGTTCACTCGGCACCGCCTCGGGTGTCCTGGTCCGGCGCCTCCGCCGCGTCGTCCGGGCCGGGGTTCCGCGGCGCGTCCCGCTCGGGCTTCCGCGGCGGCCGGCCGGCTGTCCCGGCGGTCTCCTCGGCGGGGTGCTCGCGGTGCGCGGCCAGCATGTCGGCCTCCGCCACCTGGGCGGCCTTGTCGGCGGCCTTGCGGGCGGCGGCCACCTCCTTGGCCTCCTCCGCGCCCTCGTCCAGCGGCGGCGGCTCGGGCACGGTCCACATCCACTCGCGGAGGGTGTCCCGTTCGTGGGTCAGCTCCCGGATGTCGGTCTCCGCGTACTCGAACTCCGGCGACCAGAACAGCGCGTCGAAGGGGCACACCTCGATGCAGATACCGCAGTACATGCACAGGGCGAAGTCGATGGCGAACCGGTCGAGGACGTTGCGGCTGCGCTCGCGGCCGCCCGGCGCGGCGGGGGGCACCGTCTCCTTGTGCGAGTCGATGTAGATGCACCAGTCCGGGCACTCACGGGCGCAGAGCATGCAGACGGTGCAGTTCTCCTCGAACAGGCCGATGACCCCGCGGCTGCGGGACGGCAGTTCGGGCTGCGTGTCCGGGTAGTGCTCGGTGACCGAGCGCCGGGTCATGGTCCGGAGCGTGACGGCCAGGCCCTTGGCCAGCCCGGAGCCGAACACTCCGCGCCGCGCGCCGGGCCGCTCGGCGGGCGTGCCCGGGGAAGAGGCGGGGGACACGGCTACATCACCACCTTGACGACACCCGTGAGGGCGATCTGGAAGAGGGCGAGCGGGACGAGAGCGGTCCAGGCCAGCCGCTGGATCTGGTCCTCGCGCAGCCGGGGGTAGCTGACCCGCAGCCAGATCACCCCGAAGGCGAGGACGCCGGTCTTGAGCAGCATCCACAGCCAGCCCAGGCCGTCCGCGAAGGGACCGTGCCAGCCGCCGAGGAAGAGCACGGCCGTCAGCGCGGAGAGCACGACGATGCCCGCGTACTCGGCGAGCAGGAAGAGCGCGAACCGCAGCCCGGTGTACTCGGTGTACGCACCGAAGATGATCTCCGAGTCGGCGACCGGCGCGTCGAACGGCGGGCGCTGGAGCTCGGCGAGGCCCGCGGTGAAGAAGACCACCGCCCCCACCGCCTGCCACGGCAGCCACCACCACTCCCACACCCCGAGGATTCCGGGCAGCGAGAGGGTGCCGGCCGCCATGGTGACGGACGCGGCGGCCAACAGCATCGGCAGCTCGTAGGCCAGCAGCTGGGCCGCGGTCCGCAACCCGCCCAGCAGGGAGAACTTGTTGGCCGATGCCCAGCCGCCCATCAGCGAACCGAGGATGCCGACGCCCATCACGGCCAGCACGAAGAAGATCCCGGCGTCCAGGACCTGCACGACGCCGCCGCCGGGTGCCACCGGGATCGCGACGAGGACGAGCAGATACGGGATCAGGGCGAGGGCGGGAGCGAGCTGGAAGACCCGCCGGTCGGCGCCCTCGGGGACGATGTCCTCCTTCTGCGCGAACTTCACCCCGTCGGCGACCAACTGGGCCCAGCCGTGGAAGCCGCCCGCGTGCATCGGGCCGACCCGCCCCTGCATATGGGCCATGACCTTGTGTTCGGTCTGCCCCACCAGCAGCGGCAGCACGAGGAAGGAGAGCAGCACGGCCAGCAGCCGCACCGCGACGTCGACGGCGTCCATCAGGCTCCGTCCCCCTCGTGACGGTCCCGCTCCTGCTCCCGCTCCCGTCGGTCCCGGTCGGTGTCCGGCGCGGGGGTTTCGGCATCCGAGCGCCCGTCCGTGCCTCCGCCGTCGCCGGTCCGGGAGGTGTCCGGGGAGGGCGCCGTCGCGTCACCGCCGGACGGGGCGGGCTGGTGCCAGGGCGCGTCGGTCGAGCGCGGTGGGGCGGGAGCCGCCTCCGCGTCCTGCTGGGAGGCCGAGCCGGCGCGTGCGCTGCGGGTGCGGCGCGGCGCGTCGCCCGCGGCGCGGCGGGTGCGTTCGCGGGTGGGCGCCGGGGGGAGCTGTCCCTTGAGGGGCCCCCACTCGTTGGGGTCGGGGACTCCCGGGGGGAGCATCTGGCGGCGCTTGGGTCCGCCGTGCCCGGACTCGCCGGGCTCCTTCGCGCCGGGCCAGGCCTTGGCGACCCGGGCCGCGAGGACGAAGTCCTTGCGCAGCGGGTGCCCCTCGAAGGAGTCGGGCAGCAGCAGCGGCACGAGGTGCGGGTGGCCGGGGAAGTCGATGCCGAACATCTCGTGGGTCTCCCGCTCGTGCCAGGCGGCACCGGCGTAGACCCCGGTGGCGGTGGGCAGCGCGGGCGCCTCGTGGGGCAGCGTCGTCCGCACGACCAGGCGGCGGACGCCGCGGCCCGCCGCGGGCAGCGCCACCAGGTGCGCGCACACCCGGATGCCGGTGCCGGGCTCGTCGACGGCGCTGAGCCAGTCGAAGTAGGTGCAGCCGAGGTCGTCGCGGGCCGCGGTCAGCGCGGGGAGCCAGGCGTCGGCCGGCACGTCGGCGGTGAGCAGCCCGTAGGCGTCCGCGGCCGTCGCGCCCGGGCCGAAGAGCTCCTCGGCCGGCCGCGGCAGCCAGCCGGGGTGCTGGGGCGGCTCGGTCACCGTCCGTCCCCCTCCCGGTCGCCGTCCGGGGTCGCCTGCGGCGCGGCGGACGCCGCGGGCGGGGCGACCAGGCCGCTGGTGAGGGCACCGGCGGAGGGTGCGCCCGCGTCGCGTCCCGTATAGCGGTCGGCGGTGGACTCGGCGGCGATCTTCTCCTGGAGCTTGAGCACGCCCTGGAGCAGCGCCTCGGGCCGGGGCGGGCAGCCGGGCACGTAGACGTCGACGGGGATGATCTGGTCGACGCCCTTGGTGACCGCGTAGGAGTCCCAGTAGGGGCCGCCACAGTTGGAGCAGGCGCCGAACGAGATGACGTACTTGGGCTCGGGCATCTGTTCGTAGAGGCGTTTGACCGCGGGTGCCATCTTGTCGGTGACGGTGCCGGAGACGACCATCAGGTCGGCCTGCCGGGGGCCGGGAGCGAAGGGGATGACACCGAGCCGGATGAAATCGTGCCGTGCCATGGAGGCGGCGATGAACTCGATGGCGCAGCAGGCCAGCCCGAAGTTGAAGACCCACAGGCTGTAGCGGCGGCCCCAGTTGAGGACCACCTTCATCGGTTCGGGCGCCAGCCGCGAGAGCAGGCCGAGCTGGGACCGCCCCTCGGCGCGCGGCACCGCGGCGGGAGCCGGTGCGGCGGAGGTCGGGGTGTTCGTTACGTCCATTCCAGGACGCCCTTCTTGTACGCGTAGAGCAGGCCGACGGCCAGGAAGCCGAGGAAGACGAACATCTCCGCGAGCGTGGTGGCGCCGTAGCCGGGCGCGGCGAACACCGTCGACCAGGGGAACAGGAAGACGGAGTCGACGGCGAAGATGACATAGAGGAAGGCGTAGACGTAGTAGCGGACCTGGGTGTGCGCCCAGCCCTCGCCGACGGGGTCGACGCCGCACTCGTAGGTCAGCATCTTCTCGGGGGTGGGGACCACGGGCCGCAGCAGCCGACCGGCGGCGAAGGCCGCGCAGACGAAGAGCACACCGACGACGGCTACCAGCCCGACGACCGTGTAGCCGTGGAAGTAGTCCGGCACGCCTGCCCCGTCCTGAGTGTCGGTGGGTACGTTCGAGGATCTGTACGCACGGAGTGTAGGCCCTCGGGGAGTCACCGAGGACGGCCGCGTCGTACTCGCGGGCCTCTGCCGCGGGGCCGCGGCCACCGCCGCCCGGGCCGCCCCGGATCCGGAACCACCACCTCCGACGCCGCTTCCGACACCCGTGTCCGGTGGCGGCCCCGACTCCGCCCCCGGCGCCGCGCCGCCGCGTTCGCCCTTTCCGATGGTGATCCGCGTCACGCCGGGGTGGGCTCGGCCCGGTGCCCGTTCGAGGAGCCCTCCAGCAGAGAGGCGGAGTCTGGCGGCACGGCGCACTCCGTGGCGGCAGCAGCGCACGCCGGATGTCTCAAAAATCTGTCCACGATGGGAACAGCCACGGGAAGGCAACCCTTAGCAACGTACGATGGCAGGCGAGCCGCCGCCTTGAGGGAGGTCCGATCCACCGTGACCAGTCAGGTCAGCAGCCCAGCCGGGCCACAGTCCGGTCCCGAGGGGGACCGGGACAGCGGACGGGACAAAGAGGTCCGGCGCCTGGACCGGGTGATCATCCGGTTCGCGGGAGACTCCGGCGACGGTATGCAGCTCACCGGAGACCGCTTCACATCCGAGACGGCCTCGTTCGGCAACGACCTGTCGACGCTGCCGAACTTCCCGGCCGAGATCCGCGCCCCCGCGGGCACCCTGCCGGGCGTCTCCAGCTTCCAGCTGCACTTCGCCGATCACGACATCCTGACGCCGGGCGACGCCCCGGACGTGCTGGTGGCGATGAACCCGGCGGCACTGAAGGCGAACATCGCCGATGTGCCGCGCGGCGCCGAGATCATCGTGAACACGGACGAGTTCACCAAGCGCGCCATGACGAAGGTCGGCTACGACGCCAGCCCGCTGGAGGACGGCTCGCTGGACGGCTACAGCGTCCATCCCGTACCCCTGACGACGCTGACGGTCGAGGCGCTCAAGGAGTACGAGCTGGGCCGCAAGGAGGCCGGGCGGTCCAAGAACATGTTCGCGCTGGGTCTGCTGTCGTGGATGTACAACCGGCCGACCGAGCAGACCGAGGCGTTCCTGCGGACGAAGTTCGCCAAGAAGCCGACGGTCGCCGAGGCGAACATCGCGGCGTTCCGGTCCGGGTGGAACTTCGGCGAGACGACCGAGGACTTCGCCGTCTCCTACGAGGTCGCTCCCGCCTCCGGCGCCTTCCCCGCCGGGACGTACCGGAACATCTCCGGCAACCTGGCCCTGTCCTACGGACTGATCGCCGCGTCCCAGCAGGCGGACCTGCCGCTCTTCCTCGGCTCCTACCCGATCACCCCGGCCTCCGATGTGCTGCACGAGCTGAGCAAACACAAGAACTTCGGCGTGCGCTCCTTCCAGGCCGAGGACGAGATCGCGGGGATCGGCGCCGCGCTCGGCGCCGCCTTCGGCGGTTCGCTGGCGGTGACCACCACCTCGGGGCCCGGCGTGGCGCTGAAGTCGGAGACCATCGGCCTGGCCGTCTCGCTGGAGCTGCCGCTGCTGGTCGTCGACATCCAGCGCGGCGGCCCCTCCACCGGCCTGCCGACCAAGACCGAGCAGGCCGATCTGCTGCAAGCGATGTACGGGCGCAACGGTGAGGCGCCGGTGCCGATCGTGGCCCCGGCCACCCCGGCCGACTGCTTCACCGCGGCGCTGGACGCGGCGCGGATCGCGCTCACCTACCGGACCCCGGTGTTCCTGCTCTCGGACGGCTATCTGGCCAACGGCTCCGAGCCGTGGCGGATCCCCGAGGTGGACGAGCTGCCCGACCTGCGGACACAGTTCGCTTCGGGGCCCAACCACGAGCTGGACGACGGCACCGAGGTCTTCTGGCCCTACAAGCGCGACCCGCACACTCTCGCCCGCCCGTGGGCGGTGCCCGGCACACCGGGGCTGGAGCACCGGATCGGCGGCATCGAGAAGCAGGACGGCACCGGGAACATCTCCTACGACCCGGCCAACCACGACTTCATGGTCCGCACCCGGCAGGCCAAGGTGGACGGCGTCGAGGTACCGGACCTGGAGGTCAGCGACCCGGGCGGGAACGCCCCGCTGCTGGTGCTGGGCTGGGGTTCGACCTACGGCCCGATCACGGCCGCCGTACGCCGCGTCCGCAACGCCGGGGGTGAGATCGCGCAGGCCCATCTGCGGCACCTCAACCCGTTCCCGGGGAACCTCGGCGAGGTGCTGCGGCGCTACGAGAAGGTCGTCGTACCGGAGATGAATCTCGGCCAGCTCGCCACCCTGCTCCGCGCCCGCTACCTGGTCGACGCGCAGTCGTACACGCAGGTTCGCGGCCTGCCGTTCAAGGCCGAGCAGCTCGCGACCGCACTCAAGGAGGCCATCGCACATGGCTGAGACGTCCCCCGGTCCCGCTCCGGAGACCGCCCGGACCCAGCACAACGGCGCCCCCGCGGCCGCGTCCGAGGCACTGTCGCTGGTGCCGCGGGCGGTCGGCAAGCAGTCCATGAAGGACTTCAAGTCCGACCAGGAGGTCCGCTGGTGCCCCGGCTGCGGCGACTACGCGGTGCTCGCGGCCGTCCAGGG
It encodes the following:
- a CDS encoding 2-oxoacid:acceptor oxidoreductase subunit alpha, with translation MTSQVSSPAGPQSGPEGDRDSGRDKEVRRLDRVIIRFAGDSGDGMQLTGDRFTSETASFGNDLSTLPNFPAEIRAPAGTLPGVSSFQLHFADHDILTPGDAPDVLVAMNPAALKANIADVPRGAEIIVNTDEFTKRAMTKVGYDASPLEDGSLDGYSVHPVPLTTLTVEALKEYELGRKEAGRSKNMFALGLLSWMYNRPTEQTEAFLRTKFAKKPTVAEANIAAFRSGWNFGETTEDFAVSYEVAPASGAFPAGTYRNISGNLALSYGLIAASQQADLPLFLGSYPITPASDVLHELSKHKNFGVRSFQAEDEIAGIGAALGAAFGGSLAVTTTSGPGVALKSETIGLAVSLELPLLVVDIQRGGPSTGLPTKTEQADLLQAMYGRNGEAPVPIVAPATPADCFTAALDAARIALTYRTPVFLLSDGYLANGSEPWRIPEVDELPDLRTQFASGPNHELDDGTEVFWPYKRDPHTLARPWAVPGTPGLEHRIGGIEKQDGTGNISYDPANHDFMVRTRQAKVDGVEVPDLEVSDPGGNAPLLVLGWGSTYGPITAAVRRVRNAGGEIAQAHLRHLNPFPGNLGEVLRRYEKVVVPEMNLGQLATLLRARYLVDAQSYTQVRGLPFKAEQLATALKEAIAHG
- a CDS encoding NADH-quinone oxidoreductase subunit J; translated protein: MNALARAAATHPAADHHGFLSPSGVEIVFVLVGLVTLGAALVTVTTKQLVHAALWLVVALGGVAVEYLLLTAEFIAWVQVLIYVGSVVVLILFGLMLTRAPIGRSPDADSGNRWAALAVSLAAAATLVTVVVDAFRATWIDLADPAGPGSGSSEVTGTALFRHWVLPFEALSVLLLAALVGAIVLSRRDGDRALPTGRTGAGER
- a CDS encoding NADH-quinone oxidoreductase subunit A, which gives rise to MPDYFHGYTVVGLVAVVGVLFVCAAFAAGRLLRPVVPTPEKMLTYECGVDPVGEGWAHTQVRYYVYAFLYVIFAVDSVFLFPWSTVFAAPGYGATTLAEMFVFLGFLAVGLLYAYKKGVLEWT
- a CDS encoding NADH-quinone oxidoreductase subunit M yields the protein MIPLDDTVLQALLIAVVALPLLGAAAALLPAPPGLRGRSPEQAVLRHGVTVTGAVLVLAVLLALGFDHDRPGTMQAETNVDWIPALGVRLHLGTDGVSLPLLVLTALLSFLCALHCYAKRPPGPGPKALVALLLLLECGTLATFAVLDLVLFFLAFETVLVPMYFLIARWGGAGRGPAAWKFVLYTLLGSVVLLLGLLVLGLNAGTFDMVRLAQAHGSGLGHTTQVVAALAIGIGLAVKAPMWPLHSWLPDAHTAAPTVGSVLLAGVLLKMGTYGFVRILLPGVPDGAHTFAPYLAAFAVAGILYGSLVCLALARRGAKGDLKRLIAYSSVGHMGFVLLGIATLTRTGVNGALYANLAHGLITGLLFFLVGAVKDRTGTGDLDTLAGTTGGALYGRAPRLGGLLAFAAVASLGLPGLAGFWGELLALLGAYHPAAGLSRPAFLVFLALGALGTLLTAAYLLQVVRRVCMGDPAEVRPEALTTVPDVRPYEFAAWTPLVVLTLVAGLWPGALLGLMEPAVQNLLPGVAR
- a CDS encoding NADH-quinone oxidoreductase subunit B; the protein is MDVTNTPTSAAPAPAAVPRAEGRSQLGLLSRLAPEPMKVVLNWGRRYSLWVFNFGLACCAIEFIAASMARHDFIRLGVIPFAPGPRQADLMVVSGTVTDKMAPAVKRLYEQMPEPKYVISFGACSNCGGPYWDSYAVTKGVDQIIPVDVYVPGCPPRPEALLQGVLKLQEKIAAESTADRYTGRDAGAPSAGALTSGLVAPPAASAAPQATPDGDREGDGR
- a CDS encoding complex I subunit 1 family protein, whose product is MMDAVDVAVRLLAVLLSFLVLPLLVGQTEHKVMAHMQGRVGPMHAGGFHGWAQLVADGVKFAQKEDIVPEGADRRVFQLAPALALIPYLLVLVAIPVAPGGGVVQVLDAGIFFVLAVMGVGILGSLMGGWASANKFSLLGGLRTAAQLLAYELPMLLAAASVTMAAGTLSLPGILGVWEWWWLPWQAVGAVVFFTAGLAELQRPPFDAPVADSEIIFGAYTEYTGLRFALFLLAEYAGIVVLSALTAVLFLGGWHGPFADGLGWLWMLLKTGVLAFGVIWLRVSYPRLREDQIQRLAWTALVPLALFQIALTGVVKVVM
- the nuoK gene encoding NADH-quinone oxidoreductase subunit NuoK; protein product: MHLAYPAVLAVLLFCVGLYGVLARRNAILVLMAVELMLNAVNINLVAFDVWLRDTLHAGQALTLFTIAIAAAEIGIGLAIVLLVHRNRGSSDIDGLRDLHESDGPPGGDSGGGSHVEKSPAPATDNDAESGSDQQVQGPAAGRRHA
- a CDS encoding NADH-quinone oxidoreductase subunit L; its protein translation is MSTTTLAALVPVLPALGALAGLLLGRRAPGFVRPLAVLPTLAAAVLAVVVAARQGGGPALRAATELAPTGNDALPLQLALNLDGFAVLVAVLVGVVATCVQLYSTGYLRDDPRYASYAALVSLFTAAMFLVVYSDDLIVLLVGWEVMGICSYFLVGHYWETPAARAASLKAFLVTKLGDVPFLIGILALASEAGSFRISTVVTRLTSSLSGYELTHPTVIALLLLAGVAGKSALLPLHSWLPDAMAGPTPVSALIHAATMVAAGVYFVARLLPVFTASAAALLVLAVLAALTMTGSALAALAQDDIKRVLAYSTISQLAYMAGALAVADRGAAVFHLLVHGAFKALLFLAAGVVIHAAGTNSLTVMARTGGIARRVPDAYWTMTIALLALAAIPPFSGFFSKEAVLAAAEHAAFGDAHPPFAGAHAVPAGAGWIVLAAGLLTALLTAAYAARLWLLAFRGGPAVAPLAVTGEKAAEHVPEAVPQQAPETELATPGPVQRHVGQDEHRPAPAVMNLVLWTLALPSLALGIAFPVLPHWFDGASLTPTLTTSVLATGVALVGGLLTYATWRHSSALAALHPEHDADPGVLLLGPLHRHAAAGFHLDALYRALVVRPVQGAAGLVRFLDSAVVDTYVAAAGRAPRLLGAAVRRAQTGNVQTYLGALLTGSLALAVIAVVAMTGNGGA
- a CDS encoding NADH-quinone oxidoreductase subunit C; the protein is MTEPPQHPGWLPRPAEELFGPGATAADAYGLLTADVPADAWLPALTAARDDLGCTYFDWLSAVDEPGTGIRVCAHLVALPAAGRGVRRLVVRTTLPHEAPALPTATGVYAGAAWHERETHEMFGIDFPGHPHLVPLLLPDSFEGHPLRKDFVLAARVAKAWPGAKEPGESGHGGPKRRQMLPPGVPDPNEWGPLKGQLPPAPTRERTRRAAGDAPRRTRSARAGSASQQDAEAAPAPPRSTDAPWHQPAPSGGDATAPSPDTSRTGDGGGTDGRSDAETPAPDTDRDRREREQERDRHEGDGA
- a CDS encoding 4Fe-4S binding protein, which encodes MTRRSVTEHYPDTQPELPSRSRGVIGLFEENCTVCMLCARECPDWCIYIDSHKETVPPAAPGGRERSRNVLDRFAIDFALCMYCGICIEVCPFDALFWSPEFEYAETDIRELTHERDTLREWMWTVPEPPPLDEGAEEAKEVAAARKAADKAAQVAEADMLAAHREHPAEETAGTAGRPPRKPERDAPRNPGPDDAAEAPDQDTRGGAE